In Sedimentibacter sp. MB31-C6, one genomic interval encodes:
- the abc-f gene encoding ribosomal protection-like ABC-F family protein, which produces MLLIECNKIKKYFGDRLILDIEKLRIYSEDRIGIVGINGAGKTTLINILSKRLESDEGWVKSYGKHGYISQLESPDNNIISAEIASKFGIESNWNDKMSGGEKTRFKLAGALDNKSAIIFADEPTSNLDIEGIELLEEKLSDYNGGLILISHDRNFLDKLCNKIIEIENGKIEIYNGNYSFYRNQKNQEKERVRFEYEEYIKEKKRLEEVIKEKKQKSKSIKRAPKRMGNSEARLHKMGGQKAKANLDRAVKNVKKRIENLETKEKPIGQSGIKLDIMDSNKLHSKIIIEGKNINKKFEEKIIFKNAEFNIYNNAKIALIGPNGCGKTTLINMILNNENNIKVAKGAKIGYFSQDMNILKNNLSIIENVMESSIYPESFARLLLARLLFKGETIYKKIDVLSGGERVKVSFAKILLQDINLLILDEPTNYIDINALEVIEETLKEYDRTLLFVSHDRKFVEAVANQIMTIEDKKIKIFMGTYKEYLSRKNNLNRNKEDRATKIILLENRLSEVIGKLSMPAKQNDLEILNEEYNEIVEELKRLKN; this is translated from the coding sequence ATGTTATTAATTGAATGTAATAAAATTAAGAAGTATTTTGGAGATAGGTTAATATTAGATATTGAAAAATTGAGAATTTACTCAGAGGACAGAATAGGAATAGTTGGAATAAATGGAGCTGGAAAAACTACTTTAATTAACATATTAAGTAAAAGGCTAGAGTCAGATGAAGGCTGGGTAAAATCATATGGAAAGCATGGTTATATTTCACAGTTAGAATCACCAGACAATAATATTATAAGTGCAGAAATTGCATCAAAATTTGGTATTGAATCAAATTGGAATGATAAAATGAGCGGTGGAGAAAAAACAAGATTTAAACTTGCAGGGGCTTTAGATAATAAAAGTGCTATAATATTTGCAGATGAACCTACCAGTAATTTGGATATAGAAGGCATTGAGCTTTTAGAGGAAAAATTAAGTGATTATAATGGTGGTTTGATTTTAATTTCTCATGACCGAAATTTTTTAGATAAGTTGTGCAACAAAATTATAGAAATTGAAAATGGTAAAATAGAAATTTATAATGGAAATTATAGTTTTTATAGAAATCAAAAAAATCAAGAAAAAGAAAGAGTTCGATTTGAATATGAAGAATATATAAAAGAGAAAAAGCGACTTGAAGAAGTTATTAAAGAAAAAAAACAGAAATCTAAAAGTATCAAAAGAGCTCCGAAAAGGATGGGAAACTCAGAAGCAAGACTTCATAAAATGGGAGGTCAAAAGGCAAAAGCTAATCTTGATAGGGCAGTAAAAAATGTAAAAAAAAGAATAGAAAATCTTGAAACTAAAGAAAAACCCATAGGGCAATCTGGAATAAAGTTGGATATTATGGATTCCAACAAACTTCATAGCAAAATTATAATAGAAGGTAAAAATATTAACAAGAAATTTGAAGAAAAAATTATTTTTAAAAATGCTGAATTTAATATATATAATAATGCAAAGATTGCATTAATTGGTCCTAATGGTTGTGGAAAAACCACTTTAATTAATATGATATTAAATAATGAAAATAATATTAAAGTAGCTAAAGGTGCAAAGATAGGGTACTTTAGTCAGGACATGAATATATTGAAGAATAACTTAAGCATCATTGAAAATGTAATGGAAAGCAGCATTTATCCTGAAAGTTTTGCTAGACTATTGCTTGCTAGGTTATTATTTAAAGGTGAAACAATATATAAAAAGATTGATGTTTTAAGTGGAGGAGAACGAGTAAAGGTTTCTTTTGCGAAGATATTATTACAAGATATTAATTTGCTTATATTAGATGAACCAACAAATTATATTGATATTAATGCTTTAGAAGTTATAGAGGAAACCCTAAAAGAATATGATAGGACATTACTATTTGTTTCTCATGATAGAAAATTTGTAGAAGCTGTAGCTAATCAAATAATGACAATAGAAGACAAAAAAATAAAAATATTTATGGGTACTTATAAAGAGTATTTGTCTAGAAAGAACAATTTAAATAGAAATAAAGAGGACCGAGCTACAAAAATTATACTTTTAGAGAATCGACTTTCGGAAGTTATAGGAAAATTGTCAATGCCGGCTAAACAAAATGACTTAGAAATTTTAAATGAGGAATATAATGAAATAGTAGAAGAACTTAAAAGATTAAAAAATTGA
- a CDS encoding DMT family transporter yields the protein MSKQLKADIMLLFVTFGWGISYYLIDVSLENMGPFTLNTYRFLIAFAIAIILAFPKFKFVSKVTLKYSFLLGIVLVFVYAGATFGVEYTTLSNSGFLCGLSVIITPILSCIIYKKAPEKKVTLAAIMCFVGIGLLTLTDGFSINYENLKGDLLCIMGGFAYAVDLLLTERAVLHEEVNPFQLSVFQLGVTGLFNLVLSFIFESPHLPTEPKIWVSVLFLSIFCTGLAFIIQAIAQQYTSASHVGVIFSLETVFSGFVAFVIAKEILTKKSYLGAILMITSIFIMEIDFKAIKDNKDKKKIQHT from the coding sequence ATGTCAAAGCAATTAAAAGCAGATATAATGTTATTGTTTGTAACTTTCGGTTGGGGCATTTCATATTATCTAATTGATGTTAGTTTAGAAAATATGGGGCCATTTACTTTGAATACATATAGATTTCTAATAGCATTTGCAATTGCAATAATTTTAGCTTTTCCTAAATTTAAATTTGTATCTAAAGTTACATTGAAATATAGTTTTCTACTAGGAATTGTACTGGTTTTCGTATATGCAGGAGCTACATTTGGTGTTGAATATACAACTTTATCTAATTCAGGATTTTTGTGTGGATTATCAGTAATCATTACACCTATATTATCATGTATAATATATAAAAAGGCTCCTGAGAAGAAGGTAACACTAGCAGCCATAATGTGTTTTGTTGGAATTGGGTTGCTTACTTTAACGGATGGATTTTCTATTAATTATGAGAATTTGAAGGGCGATCTTCTATGCATAATGGGCGGATTTGCATATGCAGTTGATTTATTATTGACTGAAAGGGCAGTGTTGCATGAAGAAGTAAATCCTTTTCAACTTAGTGTCTTTCAATTAGGTGTAACAGGTTTATTTAATTTAGTTTTATCTTTTATATTTGAGTCGCCACATTTGCCGACAGAACCTAAGATTTGGGTATCTGTACTATTTTTATCTATTTTTTGTACAGGGTTAGCATTTATTATACAAGCTATTGCACAGCAATATACTAGCGCTTCTCATGTAGGTGTGATTTTTTCATTAGAAACTGTTTTTTCTGGTTTTGTTGCATTTGTAATTGCCAAGGAAATTTTAACTAAAAAATCATATCTAGGTGCTATATTAATGATTACCAGCATTTTCATTATGGAAATAGATTTTAAAGCAATAAAAGACAATAAAGATAAAAAGAAAATTCAACATACATAA
- a CDS encoding ABC transporter substrate-binding protein: MNNKYFDIKDTIYNITEKYSEAIELLVSLGFDNLKDEKMRRVFGKSITLEDALKLKKISIDNFATQLVDKIENNENNLNKLSSDNEIVKIAGVLPCPVRVPLTESFENWISSQNFDFKLEYELKAASMGIDWLVESLKEQSRDKLPDLFISAGFDLFFDKELFGKYKAENIFEDITDIEQYNEDFHNDYIELKDPNKQYSIIGVVPAVFLVNKEVLGKREIPRGWQDILKDEFENSVSLPIGDFDLFNAILLNIYKSYGDEGIKRLGRSLQKSMHPSEMVKSHMKKYEKPAITIMPYFFTWMAKEGSPMVAVWPEDGAIISPIFMLSKKDKREKLKSIVDFFASKDVGEILEHNGKFPSVNPEVNNMVTKDNKYMWLGWDYIKENDISNLIKKCEDIFNNSVKGDDKQ, encoded by the coding sequence ATGAATAACAAATATTTTGATATAAAAGATACAATATATAATATAACAGAAAAATATAGCGAAGCTATTGAGTTGTTAGTATCTCTAGGGTTTGACAACTTAAAAGATGAAAAAATGAGAAGAGTTTTTGGAAAATCTATAACGTTGGAAGATGCCCTTAAATTAAAGAAAATTAGTATAGACAATTTTGCAACTCAACTTGTTGATAAAATTGAAAATAATGAAAATAACTTGAATAAATTATCATCGGATAATGAAATAGTTAAAATAGCAGGAGTATTACCTTGCCCAGTTAGAGTTCCATTAACTGAATCTTTTGAGAATTGGATTTCTAGTCAGAATTTCGATTTCAAACTGGAATATGAATTAAAAGCTGCCTCTATGGGAATTGATTGGTTAGTGGAATCATTAAAGGAACAATCAAGGGATAAATTACCTGATTTATTTATTTCAGCTGGATTTGATTTATTTTTTGATAAAGAGCTATTTGGTAAATATAAAGCAGAAAATATTTTTGAAGATATAACTGATATTGAACAGTATAATGAAGATTTTCATAATGATTACATTGAACTGAAGGATCCAAATAAACAATATTCGATAATAGGAGTTGTACCGGCAGTATTTCTAGTGAATAAAGAAGTCTTAGGAAAAAGAGAAATACCTAGAGGTTGGCAAGATATATTAAAGGATGAATTTGAAAATAGCGTAAGTTTACCTATAGGTGATTTTGATCTTTTTAATGCAATTTTACTAAATATTTATAAAAGTTATGGAGATGAGGGCATTAAGAGGTTAGGTCGTAGCTTGCAAAAAAGTATGCATCCATCAGAAATGGTCAAATCACATATGAAAAAATATGAAAAACCAGCAATTACAATAATGCCTTATTTCTTTACGTGGATGGCGAAAGAAGGTAGTCCAATGGTAGCTGTTTGGCCTGAAGATGGTGCTATTATAAGTCCAATATTTATGTTGAGCAAAAAGGATAAAAGAGAAAAATTAAAATCAATTGTAGATTTCTTTGCATCAAAAGATGTAGGTGAAATATTGGAACATAATGGAAAATTTCCTAGTGTAAATCCTGAAGTTAATAATATGGTGACAAAAGACAATAAATATATGTGGCTTGGTTGGGATTATATTAAAGAAAATGATATTTCTAATTTAATAAAGAAATGTGAGGATATATTTAATAATTCTGTTAAAGGAGATGATAAACAATGA
- a CDS encoding GTP-binding protein, which yields MNLITISGPPSSGKTSVILKTIEAIKKRKLKVGVVKFDCLYTDDDILYKKADIPVKKGLSGSLCPDHYFVSNIEEVVVWGKKENLDILITESAGLCNRCSPYIKGIKAICVIDNLSGINTPKKIGPMLKTADIIVVTKGDIVSQAEREVFASRVNSVNPQAVIMSVNGLTGQGAFELSTLIYDNELNIETVKGKQLKFSMPSALCSYCLGETRIGEEYQMGNVRKMKIGDIDD from the coding sequence ATGAATTTAATAACTATTTCGGGACCTCCTTCTTCAGGAAAAACTTCTGTAATATTAAAAACAATAGAAGCAATTAAAAAAAGAAAGTTAAAAGTAGGAGTAGTTAAATTTGACTGTCTTTACACAGATGATGATATATTATATAAAAAGGCTGATATACCTGTTAAAAAGGGATTGTCTGGTTCCTTATGTCCAGACCATTATTTTGTAAGTAATATAGAAGAAGTAGTAGTTTGGGGGAAAAAGGAGAATTTAGATATTTTAATAACAGAAAGTGCAGGCTTGTGTAATAGATGTTCTCCTTATATTAAGGGTATTAAAGCAATCTGTGTAATAGATAATTTAAGTGGTATAAATACTCCTAAAAAAATAGGGCCTATGTTAAAAACTGCTGATATTATTGTTGTTACAAAGGGGGACATTGTATCTCAAGCAGAACGAGAGGTATTTGCTTCAAGGGTTAATTCTGTAAATCCTCAAGCTGTTATTATGTCTGTTAATGGGTTAACGGGGCAAGGAGCCTTTGAACTTAGCACTCTTATTTACGACAATGAGTTGAATATTGAAACAGTTAAAGGAAAACAATTAAAATTTTCAATGCCTTCTGCTTTATGTTCATATTGTTTAGGTGAAACAAGAATTGGAGAAGAATATCAAATGGGAAATGTAAGAAAGATGAAGATAGGAGATATTGATGATTAA
- a CDS encoding ATP-binding cassette domain-containing protein: MINLKELKTKKIKELENMYPFILSFFENNKLDVKGYEEYTFQEFINHYTQEEIDEWAMDIPKILSDLEAYINQMIEFLGLDKDKVDSITILAGKDKFGNKENFDTLTINKGEIVSIVGPTGSGKSRLLADIEWAANNDTPTERVIMINGKLPDHSIRYSTSNKLVAQLSQNMNFVMDLTVKEFLELHARSRMVEDEQKVIIKIIEAANELAGEKFNLDTPITGLSGGQSRALMIADTAILSKSPIVLIDEIENAGIDRKRALNLLVNEEKIVLMATHDPSLALMADKRIVIKNGGIYKVIETGIEEKDILKELEKMDQVINNMRVKLRKGEIINTSSVQ; this comes from the coding sequence ATGATTAATTTAAAAGAACTAAAAACAAAAAAAATTAAAGAATTAGAAAACATGTATCCTTTTATATTATCTTTCTTTGAAAATAATAAATTAGATGTAAAAGGTTATGAAGAGTATACATTTCAAGAATTTATAAATCATTATACTCAAGAAGAAATAGATGAATGGGCAATGGATATACCAAAGATTTTGTCAGATTTAGAAGCTTATATTAATCAAATGATTGAGTTTCTAGGATTAGATAAAGATAAGGTAGATTCAATAACTATATTGGCTGGTAAAGATAAGTTTGGCAATAAAGAAAATTTTGACACCTTAACTATTAATAAAGGCGAGATAGTTTCCATAGTTGGACCAACAGGTTCAGGTAAGAGTAGATTGCTGGCGGATATTGAATGGGCGGCAAATAATGATACTCCTACTGAAAGAGTAATTATGATTAATGGAAAGTTACCTGATCATAGTATTAGGTATTCAACAAGTAACAAATTGGTGGCACAACTATCTCAAAATATGAATTTTGTTATGGACTTAACAGTAAAAGAGTTTTTAGAATTGCACGCAAGAAGCAGAATGGTCGAAGATGAGCAAAAAGTCATAATAAAAATAATAGAAGCTGCAAATGAATTAGCTGGTGAAAAATTTAATTTAGACACTCCTATAACAGGTTTAAGCGGTGGACAGTCAAGAGCATTAATGATTGCAGATACAGCAATTTTAAGTAAATCTCCTATAGTACTTATAGATGAAATTGAAAATGCAGGAATAGATAGAAAGAGAGCATTAAATCTTCTTGTTAATGAAGAAAAAATTGTATTGATGGCAACACATGATCCTAGTTTAGCTCTTATGGCAGATAAAAGGATTGTTATTAAAAATGGTGGAATTTATAAAGTAATAGAAACTGGAATTGAAGAAAAAGATATATTAAAAGAGTTAGAAAAAATGGATCAGGTAATCAATAATATGAGAGTAAAACTTAGAAAAGGCGAAATTATAAATACTTCCTCCGTACAGTGA
- a CDS encoding ABC transporter ATP-binding protein produces MRKLLTYMKKYRIYAILSPILMILEVLADIIIPYLMSLIVDIGIVNQDIEYIVKIGLIMVASALLAMTFGIISAHCGARAGFGFASEIRKATFKKVQGFSFANLDEFTVSSLITRLTNDCNTIGQVTMMSLRMAVRAPFLMIFALIMAFNINASLAKVFMVAIPLTAIFITIILYKARPIFIKLQTRVDRVNAIIQENLTGIRVVKSFNRQNYEEKRFKERNDLLKDTALKAISLVIFLMPILNIIVYSTIIAVLWFGGQQILVGNMGGGELISFITYITQVLMALIMVSMFFMQLLRGSASVNRIIEVMNKESEIKEIKNPIKEINDGSISFNHVGFCYPGSSEKTLKDINISIKSGEVIGIIGSTGSSKSTLVQLIPRLYDVTEGFITVGNVDVREYDIQILRDQVAFVLQQNTLFSGTIRDNMQWGKDKATDEQIINALKQAQAWEFVSKYEDKLEHKVEQNGDNFSGGQKQRLSIARSLMKSPKIIILDDSTSAVDMTTDAKIQKSFKEELGHITTIIIAQRISSIQNADRIIVMHEGQIESFGNHETLMDKSPIYKEIYESQQKGVVG; encoded by the coding sequence TTGAGGAAATTGTTAACGTATATGAAAAAGTATAGAATTTATGCAATTCTTAGTCCAATACTTATGATATTAGAAGTTTTAGCAGATATAATTATCCCTTATCTAATGTCCCTTATAGTGGATATTGGTATAGTAAATCAGGATATTGAATATATAGTGAAAATAGGACTTATTATGGTAGCTTCAGCTTTGCTAGCTATGACTTTTGGTATTATAAGTGCTCATTGTGGAGCAAGAGCAGGCTTTGGATTTGCTTCAGAAATTCGAAAGGCAACGTTTAAAAAGGTTCAAGGCTTTTCCTTTGCAAATCTTGATGAGTTCACTGTTTCATCACTTATAACAAGGCTTACAAATGATTGTAATACAATTGGGCAAGTAACAATGATGAGTCTTCGAATGGCCGTAAGAGCACCATTTTTGATGATATTTGCTCTTATTATGGCATTTAACATAAATGCATCACTAGCAAAGGTATTTATGGTTGCGATACCGCTTACTGCAATTTTTATAACTATTATTTTATATAAAGCAAGACCTATATTCATAAAACTACAAACTCGTGTGGATAGGGTAAATGCTATTATTCAAGAGAACTTAACAGGTATAAGAGTTGTAAAGTCTTTTAATAGACAAAATTATGAAGAGAAAAGATTTAAGGAAAGAAATGATTTATTGAAGGATACCGCACTTAAAGCAATTTCCCTAGTTATATTCTTAATGCCTATATTAAATATTATAGTATATTCTACGATAATTGCAGTATTATGGTTTGGTGGACAGCAAATTTTAGTAGGTAACATGGGTGGCGGTGAACTTATATCTTTTATAACATATATAACTCAAGTATTAATGGCACTTATTATGGTTTCTATGTTTTTTATGCAATTACTACGAGGATCAGCATCTGTTAACAGAATTATAGAAGTAATGAATAAGGAATCAGAAATTAAGGAAATTAAGAATCCTATAAAAGAAATAAATGATGGATCTATTAGTTTTAATCATGTTGGTTTCTGTTATCCTGGAAGTTCAGAGAAAACATTAAAGGATATAAACATAAGTATAAAATCAGGTGAAGTTATAGGAATTATTGGCTCAACAGGCTCATCAAAATCAACATTGGTACAATTAATACCAAGACTTTATGATGTAACAGAAGGTTTTATAACTGTTGGAAATGTAGATGTTAGGGAATATGATATACAGATATTACGTGATCAGGTAGCATTTGTATTACAACAGAATACATTATTTTCAGGTACAATACGTGATAATATGCAATGGGGTAAAGACAAGGCTACAGATGAACAAATTATTAATGCACTTAAGCAAGCTCAGGCTTGGGAGTTTGTTTCAAAATATGAAGATAAATTAGAGCATAAAGTTGAACAAAACGGTGATAATTTTTCAGGAGGGCAAAAACAAAGACTTAGCATTGCAAGGTCATTAATGAAATCTCCTAAGATTATAATATTAGACGACTCAACAAGTGCTGTAGATATGACTACTGATGCAAAGATACAAAAATCATTTAAAGAAGAACTAGGACATATTACAACAATTATTATTGCTCAAAGGATATCATCAATCCAAAATGCTGATAGAATTATTGTTATGCATGAGGGACAGATAGAGTCCTTTGGAAATCATGAAACATTAATGGATAAATCGCCAATTTACAAAGAAATATATGAATCACAACAGAAAGGGGTGGTTGGATAA
- a CDS encoding ABC transporter ATP-binding protein, whose amino-acid sequence MKNQNKHRQLRPNNPRKTLMRLFSYFKFNKVLFFGGIFFTIVGSIAQIAANGMLSPIIDTLVGDYDTGQFIKYLTIMGVFVIFIAVGQYLGNLFMARLAQNTVHKIREDLFSHMEKLSISYFDSHSHGDLMSTFTNDVDMLNQSLEQSVSQVTISIVTVVGTFAMMLFLSPILTLVVIAMLIIMFIVIKNVGKKSSVNFRNQQSTLADMNSYVEEMMSGQKVVKVFNYEERTINSFNKKNEELRKASTQASTYGVMLMPIMGNLSFVLYALVSMFGAFLVMKNRMSVGNIGSFLQYTRSISRPITMVSNQLNTLFAALAGAERIFNVLDEKGEIDRGDVELVEDCEGKKNLCWNVPNEDGEHEEIPLKGFIKFEDVDFGYIPGKKILKNVNLYAKPGQKIAFVGSTGAGKTTITNLINRFYEINDGTILYDGIDIKRIKKHDLRSTMSIVLQDVHLFEGTIADNIRYGRLNATDEEVKEAAKLANAHYFIKHLPQGYDTILTTDGQNLSQGERQLLSIARAAVADPAILILDEATSSVDTRTEKLIAEGMDKLMEGRTTFVIAHRLSTVRDAKAIIVLEQGEIIERGDHEELMKQKGRYYALNTGAIELD is encoded by the coding sequence ATGAAAAATCAAAATAAACATCGTCAACTACGCCCTAATAATCCCCGAAAAACGTTGATGAGGCTATTTAGCTATTTTAAATTTAATAAGGTTTTATTTTTTGGTGGAATTTTCTTTACTATAGTTGGTTCGATTGCACAAATTGCGGCTAATGGTATGTTGAGTCCTATAATTGATACATTAGTGGGAGATTACGATACAGGACAGTTTATTAAGTATCTTACTATTATGGGTGTATTTGTAATATTTATAGCTGTAGGTCAATATTTAGGAAATTTATTTATGGCTAGACTAGCACAGAATACTGTTCATAAAATTCGTGAAGATTTGTTTTCGCATATGGAAAAGTTATCTATTTCTTACTTTGACAGTCATTCACATGGTGACTTGATGTCAACATTTACAAATGATGTAGATATGCTTAACCAATCCTTAGAGCAAAGTGTATCTCAAGTTACAATATCTATTGTAACAGTAGTTGGAACTTTCGCTATGATGTTATTTTTAAGTCCAATACTTACTTTGGTAGTTATAGCAATGCTTATAATAATGTTTATTGTAATAAAAAACGTTGGGAAAAAATCTTCTGTAAACTTTCGTAATCAACAATCTACATTAGCTGATATGAATAGTTATGTTGAAGAAATGATGTCAGGTCAAAAAGTCGTTAAGGTATTTAACTACGAAGAACGAACGATTAATAGTTTTAACAAGAAAAATGAAGAACTTCGCAAGGCTAGTACACAAGCATCTACTTATGGAGTTATGCTCATGCCTATTATGGGTAATTTATCATTTGTTTTATACGCACTTGTTTCTATGTTCGGCGCTTTCTTAGTTATGAAGAATAGAATGAGTGTAGGTAATATAGGATCATTCTTACAATATACGAGGAGCATTTCAAGACCTATTACTATGGTATCAAATCAGCTTAATACATTGTTTGCAGCCTTAGCAGGTGCAGAAAGAATATTTAATGTACTTGATGAGAAAGGAGAAATAGACAGAGGTGACGTTGAGCTCGTTGAAGATTGCGAAGGAAAGAAGAACCTTTGTTGGAATGTTCCTAATGAAGATGGTGAACATGAAGAAATACCTCTTAAGGGTTTTATCAAATTTGAAGATGTAGATTTTGGTTATATACCAGGTAAGAAGATACTTAAAAATGTCAACCTTTATGCAAAACCTGGTCAAAAAATAGCATTTGTAGGGTCCACTGGTGCAGGAAAAACTACTATTACTAATTTAATAAATAGGTTTTATGAAATAAATGATGGTACTATTCTTTATGATGGAATAGATATAAAACGTATAAAAAAACATGATTTAAGAAGTACTATGAGCATTGTACTTCAGGATGTTCATTTATTCGAAGGTACAATTGCAGATAATATTAGATATGGTAGACTTAACGCTACCGATGAAGAAGTAAAGGAAGCGGCGAAACTTGCTAATGCACATTATTTTATTAAACATCTACCACAAGGTTATGATACGATTCTTACAACTGATGGACAAAATTTATCACAAGGAGAACGTCAGTTGCTTTCTATCGCTAGAGCAGCAGTAGCAGACCCAGCCATACTCATTCTCGATGAGGCAACATCATCTGTAGATACAAGAACAGAGAAACTTATTGCAGAAGGAATGGATAAACTAATGGAAGGTAGAACAACCTTTGTTATCGCTCATAGATTGTCTACAGTTCGTGATGCTAAAGCTATAATAGTATTAGAACAAGGCGAAATTATAGAACGTGGTGACCATGAAGAGTTAATGAAACAAAAAGGGCGTTATTATGCATTAAATACTGGAGCAATAGAATTAGATTAA
- the deoC gene encoding deoxyribose-phosphate aldolase yields MDKFEVLHYVDHTQLKAITTLQNIRVLCEESIKYKTASVCIPPSYVKRIYDCYGAKVNICTVIGFPLGYSTTEAKVEECRVALSEGANEFDMVINITDVKNGNYDKVENEISLIKRTIGKKILKVIIETCYLTEEEKISMCKIVTNSGADFIKTSTGFGSKGATLEDIRLFKKHLGSNIKIKAAGGIRSLEDIESFISEGCSRIGSSSAVELVKSAK; encoded by the coding sequence ATGGATAAATTTGAAGTGTTACATTATGTTGATCATACACAATTAAAAGCCATCACTACTTTGCAAAATATAAGAGTATTATGTGAAGAATCAATTAAATATAAAACAGCTTCTGTATGTATACCGCCATCTTATGTAAAAAGAATTTATGATTGTTATGGGGCTAAAGTAAATATTTGTACTGTAATAGGTTTTCCGCTTGGATACAGTACTACAGAAGCTAAAGTAGAAGAGTGTAGGGTTGCATTATCAGAAGGTGCTAATGAATTTGATATGGTTATTAATATAACTGATGTTAAAAATGGTAATTATGATAAGGTAGAAAATGAAATATCACTAATAAAAAGAACAATTGGTAAGAAAATTTTAAAAGTAATAATTGAAACATGTTATTTAACTGAAGAAGAGAAGATTTCTATGTGCAAAATAGTGACAAACTCTGGTGCTGATTTTATAAAAACGTCTACAGGATTTGGAAGTAAAGGAGCTACTTTAGAGGATATTAGGTTGTTTAAAAAGCATTTAGGCTCAAATATAAAAATCAAAGCAGCAGGAGGAATAAGAAGTTTAGAAGATATTGAAAGCTTTATTAGTGAAGGCTGCTCAAGGATAGGTTCTAGTTCAGCTGTTGAATTAGTAAAATCAGCGAAATAA